The nucleotide window ATGTACATGTACAAATCTACCATTTATTTCAGTCCTATAAGTGAAACGATATCCAGAATTACCTTATAACCTGTTTGTTTTGTTGTCGAAAAAAGGACCTTCGAAGTGTTGCTAGTCTTCAGTCCACTGGACACTGTGTTTCGCCCAAAGATAATACGCTCCAATGGGGCCTCTACCACCAAGTTCATAGAGTTCCGGTGCTATATTGTTCTTGTCTATCTCTTGTAATACTGGGGTTAAAATATTCCAGGCAGCAGTCAGCTCGTCACTTCTCATGAAGAGATGGTTGTCTCCATCAATAACATCAAGAAGAAGATGTTCGTATGAATCAGGCACCTCGACATTGTACCTAGTCAGGTAATTGGAAAGATATGTATATTCAGGACATTAAAGGAGATTACAGAAGTttcaatatgaaaattataGTGCTAACGCCAAAAGTGCTTACTTGTCCTTGTAGAGCAAATTAAGTTCTGAAGCATCCAACTGGAGACCTAATCCTGGAACCTTATTGTTGACTTTGACCAAGATGGCCTCATCAGGCACATCTCGTAAAATCAGTTCATTGGTGGCAAGGTTGACATTATGTCCAATACGCTCAAGGTAAAGGTTTCCAGGAACAGTATGAAACTGTATACGTATCTCCATCCTGCACTATGTAGCTAAGTTGATGAGAAAATCACATACTTCGAAAAAATACAGGGCAGAAACAATTACCTGTGTTTGATGAGTCCCATGCCAGCTTTAATCAAGAAAGGCACACCATCCCAACGAGCATTGTCGATGTGTAATGCAGCAGCAAAATAAGTAGGGGTCAGACTGTTCAATTTTACATCAATCTTGTCTCCGGAAGTTGCTTTATATTGGCCAAGAATGACATTGCTAGGATCCAATTTGCGGATTGATCTCAAGACCTTGGCCTGGAAAGAAGCCTCTTATCAAAATGACCAGACActgaaaatattatcaaaattcatCTTCTTGCAGGAAAAATTCAAGGCCAGGCACCTTTTCGTTCCGAATATCTTCACCATCAAGACTTACAGGTGGCTCCATGGCCAGTAATGCTAATGTTTGGAGTACATGGCTATGTACTATGTCTCGGATGATCCCATAACCATCAAAATACCTGCatagaaaagtaaataaaattagtaaaagatTATATCATACAAATTACAAGAggatgaaataattattttttagtaccTTCCTGTTTGCACACACATATCTTGTGACAGAATGATctgcaaaataattaaaaaagctAAGGGATAGGCAGTATATTCTggaataaaagttttattgaGTCAAAGAATTTAAAGAAAACGTAAATTACCTGTACACTGCGTATGTATGTTCGGTTCCACAATGGCTCAAAAATTAGATTAGAAAATCTTAATACGGTGAGGTTCTCAATGAGATTCCTTCCTAAAAGATGATCTATCCtgtaataaacaaataaaaaagctataatatttgaaacaagcACATATATATAGAGGGTTGGGATCACTTTCCCCTTAACTGCTACAAAACTTGTAACTCAAACTTCTGAACCAAAGTTACATAAGACAAATATCGTTGCCAATGTGCATTAATTTTGTATGTTAGAAGTTAGAGCTTGGACGTATGAAATTTTTGGGTGCGGACCTAAAGCAAACAGAGCCTAGCAACTGCTAGTCACTGATTTTGATTAGGTGTGGACCTAAAATATGAGCTAAGCAAATAGAGGCTAGCAAACACCAGTCACCCTTTTCTATATTGCAACACAAAAGGTTGTGACTGGTCACCAGTTTTTGGTCAGCAATGCCCACACCTAAGGACTAGTTAGATCTTATCTCAGCCAATGCCATTGTTTCTAAAGATCTAAAAACATTGTCATAACTTGTATAGAAAAAGAATAGTTACGGAAAAGCCAAATACATGTCTGTGAGTGTTTACATTATATATGCATGTACATTGATAAAAAGTACCAATAATGTGCTTACTCACCTGTATAATTGCTTCTCCTCAAACTTAGAAAGAAGCGCTTTCGTCAGTTGTAGAGACGACACTGCATCGAACCCAAAAGGTTTCTCAATTATTATGCGATTCCAGCCCTTCTGTGTTTGTGCATTATCAGCAAGAGAAGTTGCAACATCTAATAGTGCTTCTTGTGGTACAGATAGGTAAAATATCCGGTTTGCTTGAGATCCCCCCTGAGGTAATTTAGCAGCTATAAAGTCAATCATTAAAAGCATCcttattgaatatgaaaataaataataatgcaaaaaggattttttttgtataaatactgcttttttaattttgatctaAAAGACTAAAACACGTCTTATAACCCAGTGTACAACTCATAaaccatattaattttaatctctttttatttattttaaatccaTCCCAGTGAAGAAACCTCTCTTtccttaaagtttgaaactCAACAAAACAAGTGGGACAACAACAGCAAACTTTCAATCAAAATTGTTGTGCCAAACAAAATGTTGGGGGACTTTCATTCAgtatttgaatttcttaatgttttgatttttacaaagtcataataattaataaagcaTTTACTCTGAACTTGCGAccaataattatttgttaattaatatcaatGAACAAATACCTGTAATCcttctctcaatacaattttTTCAACCATACCTCGATATGCTCCATTAAAGCATTAAGCTTGGTCATCCCTTCTCTGTTGTCATAACCTCCATTCAGATAGAATGTTCTACTGAGAAAGGCATCTATTTTGTCCCCACAGTTTTCTCTGAAAAAGGTTAGAGGAATTCATGATGAATAATGTCAGAATAAACATCTTCGATTGGCTAACTCATAACAACAAGACATGAGCAACAACAAAATGAGTTCTAATCTTTTTTCTATAATCAAACTAACATGAACTATTACATCACGTGTGTCGCCTTGGCTACCATTCTTTCAGCTTAAAACATTTTTGCCTACCATAAGCAATGGATGTATGCCGACATTTAATGGAGTTATTCACCTATATGCACTAAAATGATTCCAGATATAGGTGTGTGAAAGAATACCAACAGTGATTCATTCTAccattgataaattataatcaTGCAAGCAGCTTCTATAACTATGGGGATATTGCATTGGAGAATTCTAGGGTCCAAAACAAAAGGCTCAATTGGCGTGGGGGGGAAGAATTTATGAGGTGATGTGCTAGAGAACATTACTGATGATCAATGCGACAAGTCAAAGTTGAAGCTATAATGGAACGCAGTTCTTCATCTGTCAAGTTCTTTCTTGAATAGCCAATGATACCCACATTCTGCAGCCACAGgaagaaaagacaaaattcattaaaagtgtGTGGTACatgtttgaatataatttacaaCTAGTCTACTAGAAAAACTATATCTCCTATTCAATTTACCAACTATCCCAGTTTCTTCTTATGACAACATTGGGAGAATGTTGAACAAGGTAAAAGTGGTGCAAGGCAAAAGGTAAAAGAGatggaaaaaacaaagaaattataatCATACCTCAGGAAGAAAGCCGCTATAATACAGGGCAAATAATGCTGGAAAAATCTTCCCTCTAGCAAGCTCACCGGTAGCTCCTATAACAGCAATACATAGTGTGGGTGCTCCACCACCCTCAAAAGGAAAATTCCAGGACTGTGATTGTATGTGTGAAGTTGCTCTCCTCAATTTTTCAACAGAATCTGTAAATTCCATAATTCAGAGCTTCTTATGTTTTCCACAACAGTTACTCATTTTTTCCAAAGTTCAAATGGATAAAAgaatacataagaaaataaatctaTATTGATTGGCAAACAGTAATCATCATATAAGTGATTGACTTATATGGCATAATCATTACAAACCATTAGGTATGGATATTGTAGAAACACCATCAGAATCTTGTCCTGCACTTGATAAACTTGGTTCAAAATGGCTATCTAACTGGCCTTTATCTTGATTCTTTATAATCTTGAACTCGTCTGCTTGTCTACGCTTTCTATAGCCATGCTTAAGGTTGAGTCTCTCAAGTAACCACGGTTTCAAGCCACAAAATCTCTGGCAAATATTGGCTGCTCCACCATAGAGCACATAACTGCCACCAGTCACTGTTTGAACATTGGTTGATACAAACTGCATATAAAGAACAAAGAACACTGAATGTATGAGCATAGATTACCATACCAAGTATATGAACAGTCTCATTAAAGCAAATCACTTTATATTGTACCCATTTTGCATAACTGGCGACCTATGGATCAGTATAGAATAGTACTACACATACAAACTTGACAAACTAATTCAAACAAATTGATATGCTCAATTGCtgttgaaagaaaaatgaattaaattagcACATCGAAGTAATTGACAAAGCAATCATACAGAACAAAATTATTGTTAGATTtaataacttaaattaaaatgtcaCTCTATAATATTCTTCTGTCTTTCAGCCAAGAGATCTCAAAGTTCTCATTCAACAATTAATCTCTTGCATCATTTTTCATGACCTTTATATTTTACTTGTTACGAGATGAAAATCTTAACAACATATGCAGTAAAGGTATCTCATTTGTCTGATTGAAAAATAGCAATACCTTACTTGTAAAATCCGTAaattcaaaatcttaattttccTTCACTTTCTTTCCATTTTGACGAGAGTAAACAGATCATTTCATTGTAAGGAAGTCTGCCATCAATTTCATTCACCTCATAAGGTTCAACAGAAGATACCAACAGAACCTATTAGATTAGTTCGTGTTCATCACCTTCCTCATAGAACAATTTCTTCCAAGAATTTTCAGAACTTTTCTTTCCAATCTTCAACGATATTAAATCAAGATTGGTATCCAAAATTATGTCTCATACTTCGAAATTTGAGGCTCACTGTTACATGTCTTACAATTAACATTACTAATCAACCATTCCAAATGCTTAAAGTCTTAGATTGCATATTATTaagtttcaaattcaatttaacaaGT belongs to Mangifera indica cultivar Alphonso chromosome 2, CATAS_Mindica_2.1, whole genome shotgun sequence and includes:
- the LOC123209431 gene encoding inactive glucose-6-phosphate 1-dehydrogenase 4, chloroplastic, with the translated sequence MSVSFSLRSTPFKPLDCKPFSLKPSGRSSQFVSTNVQTVTGGSYVLYGGAANICQRFCGLKPWLLERLNLKHGYRKRRQADEFKIIKNQDKGQLDSHFEPSLSSAGQDSDGVSTISIPNDSVEKLRRATSHIQSQSWNFPFEGGGAPTLCIAVIGATGELARGKIFPALFALYYSGFLPENVGIIGYSRKNLTDEELRSIIASTLTCRIDHQENCGDKIDAFLSRTFYLNGGYDNREGMTKLNALMEHIEGGSQANRIFYLSVPQEALLDVATSLADNAQTQKGWNRIIIEKPFGFDAVSSLQLTKALLSKFEEKQLYRIDHLLGRNLIENLTVLRFSNLIFEPLWNRTYIRSVQIILSQDMCVQTGRYFDGYGIIRDIVHSHVLQTLALLAMEPPVSLDGEDIRNEKAKVLRSIRKLDPSNVILGQYKATSGDKIDVKLNSLTPTYFAAALHIDNARWDGVPFLIKAGMGLIKHRMEIRIQFHTVPGNLYLERIGHNVNLATNELILRDVPDEAILVKVNNKVPGLGLQLDASELNLLYKDKYNVEVPDSYEHLLLDVIDGDNHLFMRSDELTAAWNILTPVLQEIDKNNIAPELYELGGRGPIGAYYLWAKHSVQWTED